One genomic region from Candidatus Neomarinimicrobiota bacterium encodes:
- a CDS encoding tRNA (adenine-N1)-methyltransferase, with protein MVSENRVKEGDTVLLISPRGKRYLIKVVKNKKFETDKGVISHEEIIGMKYGDEIFSNNNQPFLILQPSIYDIIQSTKRITQIIYPKDACYIVMKLNISSGKKIIEAGTGSGALTIFFANFVKPDGKIFTYEIRDDMIKYAKGNIKTHGMSEFVELKQRDIANGFDEKDVDAVFYDLKNPWDYINQAYESLKPGCYLGCLVPTANQVIKLLKVLEDSQFGDIEVEELLVRKYRTIADRFRPDEKMIGHTGYLLFARKLICKSNKLWYSFLTGRSWKNKTEKE; from the coding sequence ATGGTTTCAGAGAATAGGGTTAAAGAAGGCGATACAGTCCTTTTAATAAGTCCAAGAGGTAAAAGATATTTAATCAAGGTGGTAAAAAATAAAAAATTTGAAACAGATAAAGGAGTAATCTCCCATGAAGAGATAATAGGAATGAAATATGGTGACGAGATATTCTCTAATAATAATCAACCTTTCCTAATTCTACAACCCTCAATTTATGATATAATTCAATCAACAAAAAGGATTACCCAGATAATATATCCAAAAGATGCATGTTATATAGTGATGAAATTAAATATTTCATCCGGAAAAAAGATTATAGAAGCGGGAACAGGCAGTGGTGCTTTAACGATATTTTTTGCTAATTTTGTAAAACCTGATGGTAAAATTTTTACATATGAAATTCGTGATGATATGATCAAATATGCAAAAGGTAATATAAAAACTCATGGGATGTCTGAGTTTGTCGAATTAAAACAAAGAGATATTGCAAATGGTTTCGATGAAAAAGATGTAGACGCGGTTTTTTATGATTTAAAAAATCCCTGGGACTACATCAATCAGGCATATGAGTCATTAAAACCTGGCTGTTACCTTGGCTGCCTTGTTCCAACAGCAAATCAGGTCATAAAACTTCTAAAAGTGCTTGAAGACTCACAGTTTGGTGATATTGAAGTAGAAGAATTGTTAGTTAGAAAATACAGGACAATTGCTGATAGATTTCGCCCAGATGAAAAAATGATTGGACATACAGGATATCTACTATTTGCACGAAAATTAATATGTAAAAGTAATAAATTATGGTATTCATTCTTAACGGGTAGAAGCTGGAAGAATAAAACAGAAAAAGAATGA
- a CDS encoding DUF4956 domain-containing protein, translated as MLDSLSDIFVITLSIQQVIVNLLVAFISGFLISIIYRIVYTGVGYTRSFIDSIVVLSMITSVVIMVIGNNLARAFGLVGAMSIIRFRTAVKDIQDIVFIFFALTSGMAAGVGLHLLSIIGVLVIGSILILFSKRKMLFKQGYDFLVQFRYSGKSDSPPYIEVLKKFCRSSRLINVRSTGKGEELELSYYVHLKKESDHQRLLRELNSISEIENVNFYYDEENI; from the coding sequence ATGCTTGATAGTTTGAGTGATATATTCGTAATTACATTATCAATTCAACAGGTTATCGTAAACTTATTAGTTGCATTTATCAGTGGGTTTTTAATTTCTATCATATACAGAATCGTGTACACTGGAGTTGGTTACACAAGATCATTCATCGATTCAATTGTTGTATTATCTATGATTACAAGTGTTGTTATAATGGTAATCGGGAATAATTTAGCGCGGGCTTTCGGATTGGTGGGTGCAATGTCAATTATTAGGTTTAGGACAGCCGTAAAAGATATTCAAGATATTGTATTTATATTTTTTGCACTGACATCTGGTATGGCTGCAGGTGTGGGATTGCATTTGTTATCAATTATTGGTGTTCTGGTTATAGGTAGTATATTAATTTTATTTTCCAAAAGGAAAATGCTATTTAAGCAGGGCTATGATTTTCTTGTTCAATTCAGATATTCCGGGAAAAGTGATTCTCCACCTTATATAGAGGTTTTGAAGAAATTCTGTCGATCGTCGAGATTGATTAATGTCCGGAGTACTGGTAAAGGTGAGGAGTTAGAATTATCTTACTATGTGCATTTAAAAAAAGAGTCCGACCATCAAAGACTTTTAAGAGAATTGAATTCGATATCAGAAATTGAGAATGTAAATTTTTACTATGATGAAGAAAATATATAA
- a CDS encoding polyphosphate polymerase domain-containing protein, with the protein MSRLEYKYLFHNSIFDRLKSKLDFFIIPDYYGGHRREEYIVRSIYYDTPFLEYYYRKEAGFIIRKKIRLRGYDDYNPEKIVFFEIKRKLNDRIFKERIPLIFSDVKNFLDTGNVTKNIETNGILNIEKAKNHFLFHYYRKSLAPIALVVYDREAYFSKFDKSLRITFDKNLRAKLFPVVNELFSDSDLEFVMKNYFILEVKFYNSLPEYLVKILGEISATRLALSKYVMSIDKLKGKDKLLFLPEKIINHGRIACRF; encoded by the coding sequence ATGTCAAGATTGGAATATAAATATCTATTTCACAACAGCATCTTTGATAGATTAAAGAGTAAATTGGACTTTTTTATTATACCGGATTATTACGGAGGTCACAGGAGAGAAGAATATATCGTTAGAAGTATATACTATGATACTCCATTTTTAGAATACTACTACAGGAAAGAAGCAGGTTTTATTATCAGAAAAAAGATAAGGCTTAGAGGATATGATGATTATAATCCAGAAAAAATAGTTTTTTTTGAAATAAAAAGAAAACTGAATGACAGAATATTTAAAGAAAGAATTCCTCTGATTTTTTCAGATGTGAAAAATTTCTTAGATACTGGTAATGTTACGAAGAATATTGAAACAAACGGAATCCTGAACATTGAAAAGGCTAAAAATCATTTTTTATTCCATTATTATAGAAAATCTCTGGCTCCAATTGCTTTAGTTGTATACGATAGAGAAGCTTATTTTTCTAAGTTTGATAAAAGTTTAAGGATAACCTTTGATAAAAATTTACGAGCAAAGCTTTTCCCTGTTGTGAATGAGTTATTCTCAGATTCTGATTTAGAATTCGTAATGAAAAATTATTTCATTCTTGAGGTAAAATTTTATAATAGTTTGCCAGAATATTTAGTAAAAATACTTGGTGAAATTTCTGCCACTAGATTAGCTTTATCCAAATATGTGATGAGCATTGATAAACTAAAAGGGAAAGATAAATTATTGTTTTTACCTGAAAAAATAATAAACCATGGAAGAATTGCCTGTAGGTTTTAA
- a CDS encoding CotH kinase family protein: MKKLVRLSTIINLLATYLLSQSLTQSNLPIVVINTDNTIPNEPKITAHMGIIYNGKNQINYISDKFNEYDGLIGIETRGSSSQMFPKKSYSIETRDTDGNNLNVSLLGMPEENDWILYGPYSDKSLIRNALAYKLYEEMGWYSPRFRFCELILNNEYKGLYLLIEKIKRDKNRVDISKLATTDIEGIDITGGYIIKIDKTEGSKTAGWYSQHNIYYQYHYPDPDDILEVQKNYIISFIDSFEYKMNNINYSDQPEEKYKKVNIESFVDVTIISELSKNIDAYRLSFFMYKDRDDKDGRLTAGPIWDYNLAFGNVNYYDAEKYTGWKIIEGIPDDDSFKIPFWWNKMWNDPFFQQKFKQRWGELRNDIIPENHILLLIDSLTNYISDAARRNFEKWDILNTWIWPNNFVGGSWENEILYLKSWIIQRIKWIDTALNYADLIYDHNKPERYNILKLFPNPTNGEINIQIKLSIIPENIDINVYNILGQKVFSLNNVTVNDYVSTLTIPLSKFESNIFILEVKAGKLSLKNKFIILK; the protein is encoded by the coding sequence ATGAAAAAATTGGTAAGATTATCAACCATAATCAATTTACTAGCAACATACCTGTTGAGTCAAAGTTTAACACAATCAAATCTACCAATTGTAGTTATTAATACCGATAATACTATTCCCAACGAGCCTAAAATTACTGCACATATGGGTATAATATACAATGGAAAAAATCAAATCAATTATATTTCAGATAAATTTAATGAATATGATGGACTGATTGGAATAGAAACACGTGGTTCATCTTCGCAAATGTTTCCTAAAAAATCATATTCCATTGAAACAAGAGATACCGATGGCAATAACCTAAATGTCTCATTACTTGGCATGCCTGAGGAAAACGATTGGATTTTATACGGACCATATAGTGATAAATCCTTAATAAGAAATGCTCTTGCATACAAGTTGTATGAAGAAATGGGGTGGTATTCACCAAGATTCAGATTTTGTGAGTTAATCCTTAATAATGAGTATAAGGGATTATATCTACTGATTGAAAAAATTAAAAGAGACAAGAATAGGGTAGATATATCAAAATTAGCTACAACTGACATTGAAGGAATTGACATCACAGGAGGCTATATTATAAAAATTGATAAAACTGAGGGAAGTAAAACAGCAGGCTGGTACTCTCAGCATAATATTTACTACCAATACCACTATCCAGATCCCGATGACATACTTGAGGTTCAGAAAAATTATATTATAAGCTTTATTGACAGTTTTGAGTACAAAATGAATAATATAAACTATAGTGACCAGCCTGAAGAAAAATACAAAAAAGTAAACATAGAATCTTTCGTCGATGTTACTATAATCTCAGAATTATCAAAAAACATTGATGCCTATAGGCTTAGTTTTTTTATGTATAAAGATAGAGATGACAAAGATGGCAGACTTACAGCAGGACCAATATGGGACTATAACTTAGCATTTGGAAATGTAAACTATTACGATGCAGAAAAATACACAGGCTGGAAGATTATAGAAGGGATTCCAGATGATGATTCCTTTAAAATTCCTTTCTGGTGGAATAAAATGTGGAATGATCCATTCTTTCAGCAAAAGTTCAAACAGAGATGGGGTGAATTACGGAATGATATAATTCCAGAAAATCATATTTTATTACTTATAGACTCATTAACTAATTATATTTCTGATGCTGCAAGAAGAAATTTCGAAAAGTGGGATATTTTAAATACCTGGATATGGCCGAATAATTTCGTTGGAGGTTCTTGGGAAAATGAAATCTTATACTTAAAAAGCTGGATTATTCAAAGGATAAAATGGATTGATACCGCTCTTAATTATGCTGATTTAATATATGACCATAATAAACCAGAACGATATAATATATTGAAATTATTCCCAAACCCTACCAATGGTGAAATTAACATTCAAATTAAACTAAGCATTATTCCTGAAAATATAGATATAAATGTCTATAATATCCTGGGACAAAAAGTTTTTAGTCTTAATAATGTTACAGTAAATGATTACGTTAGTACTTTAACAATACCACTATCAAAATTTGAATCCAATATTTTTATACTTGAAGTAAAAGCAGGAAAACTAAGTTTAAAAAATAAATTTATAATCCTTAAATAG
- a CDS encoding HAMP domain-containing histidine kinase yields MKKLLNKITKYHFEAWHLILLILIIVTFHTILTFIHNNSTKVVISRSIEIFRKEMVERIADLTTTSLEMLVEQVRSNPPEREEEKLKVIEKLNIILNQQLLQKSVKKICIVAERGNTIYFIKDGRSLYNFLFGAPDEIKISEIDNDAFKMYITLRDSVYDFEKIYSHLKEGNIVEVVVPFIPWGEFHGLVYMKVVPDISNIIRVISSSYSEIGAVFSVLILFGLLGMFFISNYVLRERDDALRELYKEKEIQIRKEVERRKEINFANRIYHAHHKAEKIMGFVNEDLSSLSKDNIEEVKIRVIKYAKFISRVIYDMKIIEPPIHVVRSNIFKTNVNEVIRFLINNVFLRVYKKSDEYDFELNLDDVFPVLNVNEYILWEIIEPLIQNKIDHNNREGLVIFIKTEYDEKALEGRIFIEDNGEKFKEKLLEFNQFGYQRIFEENVSTKGDRNSGFGCYIAYENCKRCGWKIFAENPVNSGARFKIIIPIS; encoded by the coding sequence ATGAAAAAGTTATTAAACAAAATTACCAAATATCACTTTGAAGCTTGGCATTTGATACTTTTAATTTTAATAATTGTTACTTTTCATACAATTTTAACCTTTATTCACAATAATTCAACAAAAGTAGTTATATCAAGGTCTATTGAAATTTTCAGAAAGGAAATGGTGGAAAGAATTGCCGATCTTACTACCACTTCATTGGAAATGTTAGTTGAGCAAGTACGCTCTAATCCTCCTGAAAGAGAGGAAGAAAAATTAAAAGTTATAGAAAAACTGAATATAATATTGAATCAACAGCTATTACAAAAAAGTGTAAAGAAGATATGTATAGTTGCCGAAAGAGGGAATACTATTTACTTTATAAAAGATGGTAGAAGTCTGTATAATTTTCTCTTTGGGGCTCCTGATGAAATAAAGATTTCTGAAATAGATAATGATGCTTTTAAGATGTATATAACATTGCGGGATTCTGTTTACGATTTTGAAAAAATATACAGTCACTTAAAAGAGGGAAATATTGTAGAAGTGGTAGTTCCTTTTATACCATGGGGGGAGTTTCATGGGCTGGTATATATGAAGGTTGTTCCTGATATAAGCAATATTATAAGAGTTATATCTTCGTCTTATAGCGAAATTGGAGCTGTTTTTTCTGTTTTAATCCTTTTTGGTTTGCTCGGAATGTTTTTTATATCGAATTATGTTTTGAGAGAAAGGGATGATGCATTGAGAGAGCTTTATAAAGAAAAGGAAATTCAGATAAGGAAGGAGGTGGAGCGCAGAAAGGAGATCAATTTTGCAAATAGAATTTATCATGCTCATCATAAAGCAGAGAAAATTATGGGATTTGTTAATGAAGATTTAAGTAGTCTCAGTAAAGATAATATTGAGGAAGTAAAAATTCGGGTTATTAAATACGCAAAGTTTATATCTAGAGTTATATATGATATGAAAATTATTGAGCCACCAATACATGTAGTGAGAAGTAATATTTTTAAAACTAATGTTAATGAAGTTATTAGATTCCTCATAAATAATGTATTTTTGAGAGTTTATAAAAAAAGCGATGAGTATGATTTTGAATTAAATTTAGACGATGTATTTCCTGTTTTAAATGTAAACGAATACATATTATGGGAGATAATTGAGCCTTTGATACAGAATAAAATAGACCATAATAACCGTGAAGGGTTGGTTATATTTATAAAAACGGAGTATGATGAAAAGGCTTTGGAAGGGCGAATATTTATAGAAGACAATGGTGAGAAGTTTAAAGAGAAACTTTTAGAATTTAACCAATTCGGATATCAGAGGATTTTTGAAGAGAATGTTTCTACGAAAGGTGATAGAAATTCAGGTTTTGGATGCTATATAGCTTATGAGAATTGTAAGAGGTGTGGATGGAAAATATTTGCGGAAAATCCTGTGAATTCTGGAGCTAGATTTAAGATTATAATACCAATATCGTAA
- a CDS encoding extracellular solute-binding protein, which produces MNVSNYKSNTYHNVDRIIIVFMIVVSAIFISLLIYLSPINFIGKNTGPIKLYYIDHLSEAHRIIIDEFNKEYKGSIEVIPIDLSFEKFSTNERKELLSRALRTESSMIDIFAVDQIWVERFSKWAKPLSVYFDKSELDQILPVALKMCYVNGELYSLPLFLDIGVLYYRKDILRNYPEYRDIEGDSYNFTWDDIFYIKEKYCKNKPVYVFQADNYEGLICNLFEIEGGLIGIVDDFYNFRLNSTGFIQTCNFVNNLIYKYKICPEEVLVLKEIPSYEYALNNDIVFFRGWLSLVKANKVLGRDTLKFKYVGFTRTIYDKGKKSFPILGGWNLMISKSCRHLKEALTFIRFLISYKSQRILKDVEGYLPVIRSIYQDTNYVNNDRVLRFAKNYLNIGISRPMDKNYTRISDIISMKTNQYFKGNLNFKEVVRQILNDIEKIRNRNIPKN; this is translated from the coding sequence ATGAATGTATCAAATTACAAATCAAATACTTATCATAACGTCGATAGGATAATTATTGTCTTTATGATTGTGGTCTCTGCAATTTTTATCTCACTTTTGATTTATTTATCACCTATAAATTTTATAGGAAAGAATACCGGACCTATTAAGCTCTATTATATTGACCATCTCTCGGAGGCACACAGGATTATTATAGATGAGTTTAATAAAGAATATAAAGGAAGTATAGAAGTTATCCCTATTGATTTATCTTTTGAGAAATTCAGTACCAACGAAAGAAAAGAATTACTAAGCCGTGCACTACGTACAGAAAGCAGTATGATAGATATTTTTGCAGTTGATCAAATATGGGTTGAAAGGTTTTCCAAATGGGCGAAACCATTATCTGTTTATTTTGATAAATCGGAGCTTGATCAAATTTTACCTGTAGCATTAAAAATGTGCTATGTTAATGGTGAACTTTATAGTTTACCTTTATTTCTTGACATAGGAGTTCTTTATTATAGAAAGGATATTTTAAGAAATTATCCTGAATATAGAGATATTGAAGGGGATTCTTATAATTTTACTTGGGATGATATATTTTATATAAAAGAAAAATATTGTAAAAATAAACCTGTTTATGTCTTTCAGGCAGATAATTATGAGGGACTGATTTGCAACTTATTTGAAATAGAAGGTGGATTAATCGGTATTGTCGATGATTTTTATAATTTCAGACTGAATTCGACAGGATTTATTCAGACATGCAATTTCGTTAATAATTTAATATATAAATATAAGATATGTCCGGAAGAGGTACTTGTTTTAAAGGAAATACCAAGCTATGAATATGCCTTAAATAATGATATAGTATTTTTTAGAGGATGGTTGAGTCTAGTAAAAGCGAATAAAGTTCTTGGCAGGGATACACTAAAATTTAAATATGTTGGTTTTACTCGAACGATATATGATAAAGGTAAAAAATCTTTCCCTATTCTTGGTGGATGGAATCTTATGATTTCCAAATCTTGTAGGCATTTAAAAGAGGCTTTAACCTTTATAAGGTTCTTAATATCTTATAAGTCACAGCGGATTTTAAAAGATGTGGAAGGTTATCTTCCTGTAATAAGAAGTATATACCAGGATACAAACTACGTTAATAATGACAGAGTTTTAAGATTTGCAAAAAATTATTTGAATATTGGCATAAGCAGACCTATGGATAAAAATTATACTCGTATATCAGATATTATTTCAATGAAGACCAATCAATATTTTAAAGGGAATCTTAATTTTAAGGAAGTTGTTAGACAAATACTAAACGACATAGAAAAAATTAGAAATCGAAATATTCCGAAAAATTGA
- a CDS encoding glycoside hydrolase family 16 protein, with translation MAKKYAYLFLIMIVVLILVNCEKNTVNGNDKGFNDKKFDEWKLIWDDEFEEEEIDSTKWVYDIGGHGWGNKELQYYTNRPINSFIENGKLIIQAVKESYIKDGKEWQYTSARIKTMNKGDWKYGRVEVKAKLPYGQGIWPAIWMLPTEWKYGGWAASGEIDIMEMLGHETNKVYGTIHYGGQWPDNVHTGKSFVLKDGDFSKEFHTFAIEWDTTYIKWFVDDSCYQMQTEWWSSGGPYPAPFDQKFHLIMNIAVGGNWPGYPDETTEFPQRMEIEYVRVYQKIR, from the coding sequence ATGGCAAAGAAATATGCTTATTTATTTTTAATTATGATAGTTGTGTTGATTTTAGTTAATTGTGAAAAGAACACAGTAAATGGCAATGATAAAGGATTTAATGATAAAAAATTTGATGAGTGGAAACTAATCTGGGACGATGAATTTGAAGAAGAGGAAATTGATTCTACCAAGTGGGTATATGATATTGGAGGACATGGATGGGGTAATAAAGAATTACAATATTATACAAATAGACCGATAAACTCTTTTATAGAAAATGGTAAACTCATAATTCAAGCAGTTAAAGAGAGTTATATAAAGGATGGAAAAGAATGGCAATATACATCAGCTAGAATCAAAACGATGAATAAAGGAGACTGGAAGTATGGTAGAGTAGAAGTGAAAGCTAAACTTCCTTATGGCCAGGGAATTTGGCCAGCAATATGGATGTTGCCAACAGAGTGGAAATATGGAGGTTGGGCTGCAAGTGGTGAGATAGATATAATGGAAATGCTGGGACATGAAACAAATAAAGTTTATGGAACGATTCACTATGGTGGGCAATGGCCAGATAATGTACATACCGGTAAGTCATTTGTTCTAAAAGATGGTGATTTCAGTAAAGAATTTCATACATTTGCTATAGAATGGGATACAACTTATATCAAATGGTTTGTCGATGATTCATGTTATCAAATGCAAACAGAATGGTGGTCTTCTGGCGGTCCTTACCCCGCTCCCTTTGATCAAAAATTTCACCTAATAATGAATATTGCGGTTGGTGGGAATTGGCCAGGATATCCTGATGAGACCACTGAATTCCCTCAACGGATGGAAATAGAATATGTAAGAGTATATCAGAAGATCAGGTAA
- a CDS encoding cellulase family glycosylhydrolase produces MIVRSKLVKKVIFLIIILVVISDLAAKFTTKGKDFIDRKTGERVILRGFGIGCWLLPEGYMWGIGKYDRPWQFEKAIEELIGEEDARKFWEIYHRNFFTEEDVKAMKMWGVNSIRIALLASWLQPRDSQPDKPPFIYSEYGFSLLDSVVKWCERHDVGLIWDMHGAPGAQNAENISDSDGEARLWSEKEKYWPRLIDLWYKIAERYKDSDVIIGYDLLNEPLLIRYGYDPKLLRELYLVLTDTIRRVDSLGIIFIEGDDWAQNFDMLEPIDWDPHIAIAFHSYPPTSDEKGLVRWEKLREKYNIPLWHGETGEQGPPYDLNRKATKFLESRNVSWSWWTHKKFDNVTQPWSVIRIHGFLKILDYWNGNADRPGRREARKFLFLQAELTNSKYCQFYPDMVSSLNGLDVKKYLESRSIEEPKIYVQPVNLKVEEGGAFQNAVVATGYPLNYQWYVNKKSLPGQNKANIVISNVTMENNGDKYYVVVYNSKGYDISKEFILKVTPFKGVNIRRATSSIVIDGKLDDDWKRVNELTFENLIYQEKWDKQDILAKVRLLWDNKGLYLFINVQDNVLINNRDGIEVYIDSDNNRADGYTKHDCFFKIYLNGDFRLIRGANINPEFKIENSKNGYIIELAMFWEDLSINMSGNNFIGLDIHVIDADNEYSRKKLTLFNKTDSAYRSTFKLGTVKIVE; encoded by the coding sequence ATGATAGTAAGATCTAAGTTAGTTAAGAAAGTTATTTTTTTAATTATTATTCTGGTTGTTATTAGTGATTTAGCTGCTAAGTTTACGACAAAAGGGAAAGATTTTATTGATAGAAAAACAGGTGAAAGAGTAATCCTTCGTGGTTTTGGTATCGGATGTTGGTTATTACCCGAAGGATATATGTGGGGTATTGGAAAATACGATCGACCTTGGCAATTTGAAAAGGCTATTGAGGAATTGATAGGCGAAGAGGATGCAAGAAAGTTCTGGGAGATTTATCATAGAAATTTCTTTACTGAGGAAGATGTAAAGGCGATGAAGATGTGGGGTGTAAATTCTATCAGGATTGCGCTTCTTGCGTCCTGGTTGCAGCCAAGAGATAGTCAGCCGGATAAACCTCCATTTATATATTCTGAATATGGTTTTAGTCTTCTTGATAGTGTGGTAAAATGGTGTGAGAGACATGATGTTGGGCTTATTTGGGATATGCATGGTGCACCCGGGGCACAGAATGCTGAGAATATTTCTGATAGTGATGGTGAAGCGAGGCTGTGGTCCGAAAAGGAAAAATATTGGCCGAGATTGATTGATTTGTGGTATAAGATTGCCGAGAGATATAAAGACTCAGATGTAATAATAGGTTACGATCTTCTAAATGAGCCGTTGCTTATCAGATATGGTTATGATCCCAAACTACTAAGGGAGCTATACCTTGTTCTTACTGACACAATAAGAAGGGTTGATTCCCTTGGAATAATATTTATTGAGGGAGATGATTGGGCACAAAATTTTGATATGCTTGAACCAATAGACTGGGATCCACACATAGCAATAGCTTTTCATTCATATCCACCAACTTCTGACGAAAAGGGATTAGTAAGATGGGAGAAGCTCAGGGAAAAATATAATATTCCTTTATGGCATGGTGAAACTGGAGAACAGGGACCTCCCTATGACTTAAACAGGAAAGCTACAAAATTTCTGGAAAGTCGGAATGTAAGCTGGTCCTGGTGGACTCATAAAAAGTTTGATAATGTTACCCAGCCTTGGTCGGTTATTAGAATTCATGGATTTTTGAAAATTTTAGATTATTGGAATGGGAATGCGGATAGACCCGGTAGAAGAGAAGCGAGAAAATTTCTATTCTTGCAAGCAGAATTAACTAATTCTAAATATTGTCAATTTTATCCAGATATGGTATCTTCGCTCAATGGGTTGGATGTGAAAAAATATTTAGAAAGTAGAAGTATTGAAGAACCAAAAATTTATGTGCAACCTGTTAATCTGAAAGTAGAGGAGGGAGGTGCATTTCAAAATGCTGTAGTTGCTACAGGTTACCCTTTAAATTATCAATGGTATGTAAATAAAAAGTCATTACCAGGACAAAACAAAGCAAATATAGTTATATCTAATGTTACTATGGAAAATAATGGTGATAAATATTACGTAGTGGTCTATAATTCGAAAGGCTATGATATTAGTAAGGAATTTATACTTAAGGTTACGCCGTTTAAGGGAGTGAATATAAGAAGAGCTACAAGTTCAATAGTTATCGACGGTAAGTTAGATGATGATTGGAAAAGGGTCAATGAGCTTACCTTTGAAAACCTTATATATCAGGAGAAGTGGGATAAGCAGGATATTTTGGCTAAAGTTAGATTACTGTGGGATAATAAAGGACTATATTTATTTATTAATGTGCAGGATAATGTTTTAATAAATAATCGAGATGGAATTGAAGTATATATAGATAGTGATAACAATAGAGCAGACGGTTATACGAAGCACGATTGTTTTTTTAAAATCTATTTGAATGGGGATTTCAGATTAATAAGAGGTGCCAATATCAATCCTGAATTTAAAATTGAAAATAGTAAAAATGGTTATATAATCGAACTTGCTATGTTTTGGGAAGATCTATCCATTAATATGAGTGGAAATAATTTCATAGGTCTAGACATACATGTAATAGATGCAGATAATGAATATTCAAGAAAGAAGCTTACTTTATTTAATAAAACTGATTCAGCCTACAGATCAACATTTAAATTAGGCACAGTAAAAATAGTTGAATAA